One Panicum virgatum strain AP13 chromosome 3N, P.virgatum_v5, whole genome shotgun sequence DNA segment encodes these proteins:
- the LOC120663748 gene encoding amino acid permease 3-like — MAVHDGVNNKHEAAVAPMEVSVEAGNFQEADRLDDDGRPCRKGTFWTASAHIITAVIGSGVLSLAWAIAQLGWVAGPAAMLLFAFVTYYTATLLADCYRTGDPETGKRNYTYMDAVRSNLGGAKVVFCGVIQYANLVGVAIGYTIASSISMKAIRRAGCFHTNGHADPCKSSSTPYMILFGVVEILFSQIPDFDQIWWLSIVAAVMSFTYSSIGLALGIAQTISNGGFKGSLTGISIGADVTSTQKIWHTLQAFGDIAFAYSFSNILIEIQDTIKAPPPSEAKVMKKATSLSVATTTVFYMLCGCMGYAAFGDNAPDNLLTGFGFYEPFWLLDVANVAIVVHLVGAYQVFCQPIFAFVERRAAAAWPDSAFISRELRAGPFALSVFRLTWRTAFVCVTTVVAMLLPFFGNVVGFLGAVSFWPLTVYFPVEMYIKQRRVPRGSTKWICLQTLSVCCLIVSIAAAVGSIADVIDALKVYRPFSG; from the exons ATGGCAGTGCACGACGGAGTGAACAACAAGCACGAGGCGGCCGTGGCGCCGATGGAGGTGTCGGTGGAGGCCGGCAACTTCCAGGAGGCCGACCGGCTAGACGACGACGGCCGCCCCTGCCGCAAGGGCACGTTCTGGACGGCCAGCGCGCACATCATCACCGCCGTCATCGGCTCCGGCGTGCTCTCGCTCGCCTGGGCCATCGCGCAGCTCGGCTGggtcgccggccccgccgccatgCTGCTCTTCGCCTTCGTCACGTACTACACCGCCACGCTGCTCGCCGACTGCTACCGCACCGGCGACCCGGAGACGGGCAAGCGCAACTACACCTACATGGACGCCGTGCGCTCCAACCTCGGCGGCGCCAAGGTGGTGTTCTGCGGCGTCATCCAGTACGCCAACCTCGTCGGCGTCGCCATCGGATACACCATCGCGTCGTCCATCAGCATGAAGGCCATCAGGAGAGCCGGCTGCTTTCACACCAATGGCCACGCCGACCCCTGCAAAAGCTCCAGCACCCCGTACATGATCCTCTTCGGCGTTGTGGAGATCCTCTTCTCGCAGATACCAGACTTTGATCAGATTTGGTGGCTCTccatcgtcgccgccgtcaTGTCCTTCACCTACTCTTCCATCGGGCTCGCCCTCGGCATCGCCCAGACCATTT CCAATGGTGGATTCAAGGGAAGCCTCACCGGCATCAGCATCGGCGCCGACGTCACCTCCACGCAGAAGATCTGGCACACCCTGCAGGCCTTCGGTGACATCGCCTTCGCCTACTCCTTCTCCAACATCCTCATCGAAATCCAA GACACGAtcaaggcgccgccgccgtctgagGCGAAGGTGATGAAGAAAGCAACGAGCCTTAGCGTGGCAACAACCACCGTTTTCTACATGCTGTGCGGGTGCATGGGCTACGCCGCGTTCGGCGACAACGCGCCGGACAACCTCCTCACCGGCTTCGGCTTCTACGAGCCCTTCTGGCTCCTCGACGTCGCCAACGTCGCCATCGTCGTGCACCTCGTCGGTGCCTACCAGGTCTTCTGCCAGCCCATCTTCGCCTTCgtcgagcgccgcgccgccgcggcctggcCGGACAGCGCCTTCATCTCCCGGGAGCTCCGCGCCGGCCCCTTCGCGCTCAGCGTGTTCCGCCTCACGTGGAGAACGGCGTTCGTGTGCGTCACCACCGTCGTGGCCATGCTCCTCCCCTTCTTCGGCAACGTTGTCGGGTTCCTCGGCGCCGTCTCCTTCTGGCCGCTCACCGTCTACTTCCCCGTCGAGATGTACATCAAGCAGCGCCGGGTGCCGCGCGGCAGCACCAAGTGGATCTGCCTGCAGACGCTCAGCGTCTGCTGCCTCATCGtgtccatcgccgccgccgtcggttcCATCGCCGACGTGATCGACGCCCTCAAGGTCTACCGGCCGTTCAGCGGCTAA